The proteins below are encoded in one region of Holophagaceae bacterium:
- the queF gene encoding NADPH-dependent 7-cyano-7-deazaguanine reductase QueF, with translation MPTKKPTLEKLPQRRVTQPSTRLDTFQSPRPSRPFEIVFSTEEFTCLCPMTGQPDFAHITIRYQPDQLCVESKSLKLYLWSYRDRGAFHEAVTNQILDDLVAATQPQWMRVEGDFLIRGGIRTVVIAEHGKKK, from the coding sequence GTGCCTACCAAGAAACCCACCCTGGAAAAGCTGCCGCAGCGCCGTGTCACCCAGCCGTCCACGAGGCTCGACACCTTCCAGAGCCCACGGCCGAGCCGCCCCTTCGAGATCGTCTTCAGCACCGAGGAATTCACCTGCCTCTGCCCCATGACCGGCCAGCCGGACTTCGCCCACATCACCATCCGCTACCAGCCGGACCAGCTCTGCGTGGAATCGAAATCGTTGAAGCTCTACCTGTGGAGCTACCGGGACCGAGGCGCTTTCCACGAAGCCGTCACCAACCAGATCCTGGATGATCTGGTGGCCGCCACGCAGCCTCAGTGGATGCGAGTCGAGGGTGATTTCCTGATCCGCGGCGGCATCAGGACCGTGGTGATCGCCGAACACGGGAAGAAAAAATGA
- the folK gene encoding 2-amino-4-hydroxy-6-hydroxymethyldihydropteridine diphosphokinase, translating to MNAVIALGSNLGDRRANLAAGIKGLQELGVVRVSSLVMETPDESGRGPDYLNTVALLTAGIEDPRLLLEALLRIELRCGRDRGQGRNAPRTLDLDLIAVSGQTGTWTWDTPDDLRMLGPELHLELPHPRAFSRPFVLEPWRVLTDPGECSGVIPGNHPSA from the coding sequence ATGAACGCCGTCATCGCCCTCGGCTCGAACCTTGGTGATCGCCGCGCGAATCTCGCGGCGGGGATCAAGGGGCTCCAAGAGCTGGGCGTGGTGAGGGTTTCCAGCCTCGTGATGGAAACGCCGGATGAATCGGGCCGCGGACCGGACTATCTGAACACGGTGGCTTTGTTGACGGCCGGAATCGAAGATCCACGTCTATTGCTGGAGGCGCTGCTGCGCATCGAGCTGCGCTGCGGCCGCGACCGCGGTCAGGGGCGGAACGCGCCCCGGACACTGGATCTGGACCTCATCGCGGTGAGCGGCCAGACCGGAACCTGGACCTGGGATACGCCCGATGACTTGCGGATGCTGGGTCCAGAACTGCATCTGGAGCTGCCTCACCCCCGGGCTTTTTCGAGGCCCTTCGTGCTGGAACCCTGGCGGGTGCTCACGGATCCGGGCGAATGCAGTGGTGTCATTCCAGGGAATCATCCTTCCGCGTAG
- the rpsF gene encoding 30S ribosomal protein S6, translated as MRLYETIFIASPTLTEEQVDELVKQYEGIIAEQGGELLKTDKWGRKKLAYEVQKFSEGYYTLFEMNAGPKLIAELERRFRNNDAVIKFMSVRLDAEAKSAARRKARFDREGKRKAAAGIKERPPEEVAG; from the coding sequence ATGCGTCTATACGAGACCATCTTCATCGCCTCCCCTACGTTGACCGAAGAACAGGTCGACGAACTGGTCAAACAGTACGAGGGGATCATTGCCGAGCAGGGTGGCGAACTGCTCAAAACCGACAAGTGGGGCCGCAAAAAGCTGGCCTACGAAGTCCAGAAATTCTCGGAAGGGTACTACACCCTGTTCGAGATGAACGCTGGCCCCAAGCTCATCGCTGAGCTGGAGCGCCGTTTCCGCAACAACGATGCGGTCATCAAGTTCATGAGCGTGCGCCTCGATGCCGAAGCGAAGTCCGCGGCCCGCCGCAAGGCCCGCTTTGACCGCGAAGGCAAGCGCAAGGCGGCCGCCGGCATCAAAGAGCGTCCCCCAGAGGAGGTGGCAGGATGA
- a CDS encoding S9 family peptidase → MRILLTPIAALLALAPASAGRPMQVADLFKVKRVGDPQVSALGDIAYQVGSVDLESNRVTTRIWLQRAGREGAPGMKEPAPLNLGEGSQSHPRFSPDGTKICFEQGGQLWIEDTAGRIRRQLTTVPGGASGASWSPDGKWIAFTSAIVPSGSWDDNAKYLAAKAKSKTSLRRYGTLMFRRWTEWFDPLQKQHLFVVRADTPPAPTEFPRDLTPGFGFDAPNFADVASGDEYAWAPDSRSIAFGANPQQDQAISTNGEIFEVALAGGLPRLISRNPAMDTTPRYSPDGKYMAWRAQMRPGYEADKFRLWIMDRASGKVVKTTESLDLSVGNYSWNGDGILFTADEKGKVELYAWEPFGDAKARRISDGLHVESLAVMPGGDRVLAQMSSTAAPMDVYTVDLKSGKATRATHHNAALAEELGLNQPEPFWFKGGAGKDGKAPRVQGFIIKPVDFDPAKSYPVVYLIHGGPQGAWSDAWSHRWNPQLWAGAGFVVVEVNPRGSFGYGQIFTDEIRGDWNGLVMKDIMNGLDAALKQVPNADPKRVVAAGASYGGYAVNWMAGHYADRFAAFISHAGIYNTESMQLATEELWFPRWEFKGWPWENPQTKALWQRQSPHNAAQNFKKPMLVSHGELDYRVPFTEGIQLYQTLQLRHVPSEFLVWPDEGHWVLKPQNSQAWHKAVLGWAEKWTKADAGK, encoded by the coding sequence ATGCGCATCCTCCTCACGCCCATCGCCGCGCTGCTGGCCCTGGCCCCTGCTTCCGCCGGGAGGCCCATGCAGGTCGCGGATCTCTTCAAGGTCAAGCGGGTGGGGGATCCGCAGGTGTCGGCCCTGGGCGACATCGCCTACCAGGTGGGGTCGGTCGATCTGGAAAGCAACCGGGTCACCACCCGCATCTGGCTCCAGCGGGCCGGGCGGGAGGGCGCGCCGGGCATGAAGGAGCCCGCCCCCCTGAACCTGGGGGAAGGCTCCCAATCCCATCCCCGCTTCAGCCCCGATGGCACCAAGATCTGCTTCGAGCAGGGCGGCCAGCTCTGGATCGAGGATACGGCCGGGCGCATCCGGCGCCAGCTCACGACGGTGCCCGGCGGCGCCAGCGGGGCCTCCTGGAGCCCCGACGGCAAGTGGATCGCCTTCACGTCCGCCATCGTGCCCTCCGGCAGCTGGGATGACAACGCCAAGTACCTCGCCGCCAAAGCCAAATCGAAAACCAGCCTCCGCCGCTATGGCACCCTGATGTTCCGCCGCTGGACCGAATGGTTCGACCCCTTGCAGAAGCAGCATCTCTTCGTGGTCCGGGCGGACACGCCGCCGGCGCCCACGGAATTCCCGCGGGATCTGACCCCGGGCTTCGGCTTCGATGCGCCGAATTTCGCGGATGTCGCCAGTGGCGACGAGTACGCCTGGGCGCCGGACTCCAGGTCCATCGCCTTCGGCGCCAATCCCCAGCAGGACCAGGCCATCAGCACCAATGGCGAAATCTTCGAAGTGGCCCTGGCCGGCGGCCTTCCCAGGCTCATCAGCCGGAATCCGGCCATGGACACGACACCGCGCTATTCGCCGGACGGCAAGTACATGGCCTGGCGGGCCCAGATGCGGCCCGGGTACGAGGCGGACAAGTTCCGGCTCTGGATCATGGACCGTGCCTCCGGGAAGGTCGTGAAGACCACGGAAAGCTTGGATCTCAGTGTGGGGAATTACTCATGGAACGGCGATGGGATCCTCTTCACCGCCGACGAGAAGGGCAAGGTGGAGCTCTATGCCTGGGAGCCCTTCGGGGATGCCAAGGCCCGGCGCATCAGCGATGGCCTGCATGTGGAAAGCCTCGCGGTGATGCCCGGCGGCGACCGAGTGCTCGCCCAGATGAGCAGCACCGCGGCGCCGATGGATGTCTACACCGTGGACCTGAAATCCGGGAAGGCGACCCGGGCAACCCACCACAACGCAGCGCTGGCCGAGGAGCTGGGACTCAACCAGCCGGAACCATTCTGGTTCAAAGGCGGCGCGGGCAAGGATGGGAAAGCGCCGCGGGTGCAGGGTTTCATCATCAAACCCGTGGATTTCGACCCCGCCAAAAGCTACCCCGTGGTCTACCTGATCCACGGCGGGCCCCAAGGGGCCTGGAGTGACGCCTGGAGCCACCGCTGGAATCCCCAATTGTGGGCCGGTGCCGGTTTTGTGGTGGTGGAAGTGAATCCCCGCGGCTCCTTCGGATACGGCCAGATCTTCACTGATGAGATCCGTGGCGATTGGAACGGCCTGGTGATGAAGGACATCATGAACGGCCTGGACGCGGCCTTGAAGCAGGTGCCCAATGCCGATCCGAAGCGCGTGGTGGCCGCGGGCGCCAGCTACGGCGGCTACGCGGTGAACTGGATGGCCGGCCACTATGCGGACCGCTTTGCGGCCTTCATCAGCCACGCGGGCATCTACAACACCGAGTCCATGCAGCTGGCCACCGAAGAGTTGTGGTTCCCGCGCTGGGAATTCAAGGGCTGGCCCTGGGAGAACCCGCAGACCAAGGCCTTGTGGCAGCGCCAGAGCCCCCACAACGCCGCGCAGAATTTCAAAAAGCCCATGCTCGTGTCCCACGGCGAGCTGGATTACCGCGTGCCCTTCACCGAAGGCATCCAGCTCTACCAGACCCTCCAGCTGCGCCACGTGCCCAGCGAATTCCTGGTCTGGCCCGACGAGGGCCACTGGGTGCTGAAACCCCAGAACAGCCAGGCCTGGCACAAGGCTGTGCTGGGCTGGGCCGAGAAATGGACGAAGGCCGATGCCGGAAAGTAA
- a CDS encoding HNH endonuclease, whose protein sequence is MTQSVNTIKSVCDLLITGHHNDAKCILNSEYPFSYVKPNKRAYTPKECMDVFVRDGFIDRYSGARLIFPGTLRLIHKVIPSEFPFHTNWKMSKTHIAFWELSPTIDHVVPVARGGQDVIENWVATSQLRNSSKSNWLLEELGWQLLPPGDISNWDGLTSWFMEYITSNPEHLTDSYIRTWHKTVLTHPRPSLRSSQTQQ, encoded by the coding sequence ATGACCCAAAGTGTGAACACTATCAAATCTGTCTGCGACCTACTGATCACAGGCCACCATAACGATGCAAAGTGCATATTGAATTCTGAATATCCCTTTTCTTACGTCAAACCAAACAAACGTGCCTACACCCCAAAAGAGTGTATGGATGTATTTGTACGGGATGGATTCATAGACCGATACTCCGGAGCCCGATTAATCTTTCCCGGTACATTAAGGCTGATTCACAAGGTGATTCCCTCTGAATTCCCCTTTCATACAAACTGGAAAATGAGTAAAACGCACATAGCTTTTTGGGAGCTTTCCCCGACTATTGACCACGTGGTTCCTGTTGCTCGGGGTGGACAGGATGTCATTGAAAACTGGGTAGCCACTTCTCAACTCAGGAATAGCTCCAAATCAAACTGGCTGCTCGAAGAGCTCGGGTGGCAACTTCTCCCACCTGGTGATATTTCAAATTGGGATGGTCTTACTTCATGGTTCATGGAATACATCACCAGTAATCCAGAACACCTTACCGATTCCTACATTCGTACTTGGCATAAGACAGTGCTTACGCACCCTCGACCAAGCCTTCGTTCATCTCAGACCCAACAATGA
- a CDS encoding DUF2083 domain-containing protein encodes MATSPSLLGAKLRGLRRREGLSQAQLAEQLEVSPSYLNLIEHNKRPLTAPLLIKLAQLYRVDLHTFAPDQDAALSSDLAEVLGDPLFEELDLTTGELRDLVQQCPSAARALKTLYGAYQSSRSSAEALAAKLSDGQDLAGVDRSRLPTEEVNDFIQMHRNHFPALEATAETLWQRAKLDSTGLFQDLVRHLEREHRVKVQILTVRESCGVLRRFQPERMLLELSERLPLHSRVFQLAHQIALLELPDVLNGLAADPALSCDESRALARVALANYFAGAVMMPYAPFREAARKERHDVELLGRRFQASFEQVCHRLTTLRRPGQEGIAFHFLRIDIAGNISKRFSASGIRFARFSGACPRWNVHASFLTPGTIRTQVSEMPDGTIYFCIARTIHQERGGPHAAHAVQAVGLGCLAEHAKELIYADGVNVANHAAAVPIGVSCRICERPDCDQRAFPPLHQPLKIHENLRRGSFYAEG; translated from the coding sequence ATGGCCACCTCCCCTTCCCTGCTCGGCGCCAAATTGCGCGGCCTCCGCCGCCGCGAAGGGCTGAGCCAAGCCCAGCTGGCGGAGCAGCTCGAGGTCTCGCCCAGCTACCTGAATCTCATTGAGCACAACAAGCGGCCCCTCACCGCGCCGCTGCTCATCAAGCTGGCCCAGCTCTACCGGGTGGACCTCCACACCTTCGCGCCGGATCAGGACGCGGCGCTGTCCTCGGACCTGGCGGAGGTGTTGGGCGACCCGCTTTTCGAAGAGTTGGACCTCACCACCGGCGAGCTGCGGGATCTGGTGCAGCAGTGTCCCTCCGCGGCCCGCGCCCTGAAGACCCTGTATGGCGCCTATCAAAGCTCCCGCTCCTCCGCAGAAGCACTGGCCGCCAAGCTCAGCGACGGCCAGGACCTGGCAGGCGTGGACCGGTCGCGGCTTCCCACGGAAGAGGTCAACGATTTCATCCAGATGCATCGAAACCATTTTCCAGCCCTGGAGGCCACCGCCGAAACCCTGTGGCAGCGGGCCAAGCTCGATTCCACCGGCTTATTCCAGGACCTCGTGCGGCACCTGGAGCGGGAACACCGCGTCAAGGTGCAGATCCTCACGGTGCGGGAGAGCTGTGGCGTGCTGCGGCGGTTCCAGCCCGAACGGATGCTGCTGGAGCTTTCGGAGCGGCTGCCCCTCCATTCCCGCGTTTTCCAGCTCGCCCACCAGATCGCCTTGCTGGAATTGCCCGACGTGCTGAACGGACTCGCCGCAGATCCCGCGCTTTCCTGCGACGAAAGCCGCGCCCTGGCCCGGGTGGCGCTCGCCAACTATTTCGCCGGGGCCGTGATGATGCCTTACGCGCCCTTCCGGGAGGCCGCGCGAAAAGAGCGCCACGACGTTGAGCTGCTGGGCCGGCGCTTCCAGGCCAGCTTCGAGCAGGTCTGCCACCGACTAACAACTTTGCGGCGACCGGGGCAGGAAGGCATCGCCTTCCACTTCCTGCGCATCGACATCGCCGGAAATATTTCCAAGCGGTTCTCCGCGTCGGGCATCCGCTTCGCGCGGTTTTCCGGCGCCTGCCCGCGCTGGAACGTCCACGCATCGTTCCTGACGCCCGGCACCATCCGCACCCAGGTTTCCGAAATGCCTGATGGGACGATCTATTTCTGCATCGCCCGCACCATCCATCAGGAGCGCGGCGGACCCCATGCGGCCCATGCCGTGCAGGCCGTGGGCCTGGGCTGCCTCGCGGAGCACGCCAAGGAATTGATCTACGCCGATGGCGTGAATGTGGCGAACCACGCGGCCGCCGTGCCCATCGGCGTGAGTTGCCGCATCTGCGAACGGCCCGACTGCGACCAGCGCGCCTTCCCGCCCCTGCACCAGCCCTTGAAGATCCACGAGAACCTGCGCCGGGGTTCCTTCTACGCGGAAGGATGA
- a CDS encoding 30S ribosomal protein S18 has product MKKRPDAKGKPKKKKVFSGRRSKFCKFCVEKSVLIDYKDIKTLQGFTPERGKVLPRRTSGVCANHQRMLVESIKRARNIALLPFATD; this is encoded by the coding sequence ATGAAAAAGCGACCTGACGCAAAAGGCAAACCGAAGAAGAAGAAGGTATTCAGCGGCCGGCGCAGCAAATTCTGCAAGTTCTGCGTCGAGAAATCCGTGCTCATCGACTACAAGGACATCAAGACCCTGCAGGGCTTCACGCCCGAGCGCGGCAAGGTCCTGCCCCGCCGCACCAGCGGCGTGTGCGCCAACCACCAGCGCATGCTCGTGGAATCCATCAAGCGAGCCCGCAACATCGCGCTGCTGCCTTTCGCCACCGACTAG
- a CDS encoding alpha/beta hydrolase has product MDTRRSRFSGWLASSILVSAMLAGCGGGPDGGAASALPPPANPCPSLQSGVDLLPGTTAAPACAEASAPVTSSYAPGPDHLLDLYRPASGSGPFATVIWIHGGGWREGSRTQAEQAKRLVCRGYAVASIDYRLSGTAKFPAQIQDVKAAIRYLRANATAYNLDGTRFATFGSSAGGHLASLAATSAGIAALEDLSQGNASTSSAVQAAIAWFGPVDLGKMDSQLLAQGCPPGAATHGLATSPESQFLGCTVNDPACAATIAMANPITYLGPNSPPMYILHGTEDCTVPMAQSDLLKAALESAGRCVTKRNVAGAGHGGAQWQTAPPQDAVATFLDAVFKR; this is encoded by the coding sequence ATGGATACGAGACGGTCGCGATTTTCGGGATGGCTGGCCTCCAGCATCCTGGTTTCGGCGATGCTGGCGGGTTGCGGTGGGGGCCCCGACGGGGGTGCGGCGTCTGCCCTGCCACCCCCGGCCAATCCGTGTCCTTCCCTGCAGTCCGGCGTCGATCTGCTCCCTGGCACCACCGCGGCACCCGCCTGCGCCGAGGCCTCCGCGCCAGTGACATCGTCCTATGCTCCCGGTCCCGACCATCTGCTGGATCTTTACAGGCCGGCCAGCGGTTCGGGACCCTTCGCGACCGTGATCTGGATCCACGGCGGCGGATGGCGGGAGGGCTCGCGGACACAGGCCGAGCAGGCAAAGCGGCTTGTCTGCCGGGGCTATGCGGTGGCTTCGATCGACTACCGATTGAGCGGAACCGCCAAGTTCCCCGCCCAGATCCAGGACGTCAAGGCCGCGATCAGGTATCTCCGGGCCAATGCCACGGCCTACAACCTGGACGGCACGCGGTTCGCCACCTTCGGCAGTTCCGCGGGCGGCCACTTGGCCTCGCTGGCAGCCACCAGCGCGGGGATCGCGGCACTCGAAGACCTGAGCCAAGGCAATGCCAGCACTTCGAGCGCGGTCCAGGCGGCCATCGCCTGGTTCGGCCCCGTGGATCTGGGGAAGATGGACTCGCAGTTGCTGGCTCAGGGCTGCCCGCCGGGAGCCGCGACGCACGGTTTGGCCACTTCCCCCGAGAGCCAGTTCCTGGGCTGCACGGTCAATGATCCAGCCTGCGCCGCGACCATCGCCATGGCAAACCCGATCACGTATCTGGGGCCGAACTCACCGCCCATGTACATCCTTCACGGCACCGAAGATTGCACCGTGCCAATGGCTCAAAGCGACCTTCTGAAGGCCGCCCTGGAATCCGCTGGCCGCTGTGTCACCAAGCGCAATGTGGCCGGCGCCGGCCATGGGGGGGCCCAGTGGCAGACCGCACCGCCCCAGGACGCGGTGGCGACGTTCCTGGACGCGGTGTTCAAGCGGTAG
- the aceB gene encoding malate synthase A, producing MRCEASPKLPGISLLDPDHRLREEVLGSEALAFVADLARAFQPRIQTLLKARLRVQAELDAGKRLDFLPDTRAIRDGDWTIAPLPEDLRDRRVEITGPPDRKMVINALNSGARCFMADFEDSCAPTWNRLLEGQKNLMQAVRRTLQFEDGATGRSYRLNEKPAVLMVRPRGLHLEERHMAVDGVVVPAPLFDFGLYVFHNAKELVDRGSGPYLYLPKLEHHEEATLWRDIFVHTEAALGLRPGSIRATVLIETLPAAFQMDEILFALKDHIAGLNCGRWDYIFSFIKKRRMDPGAVLPDRASVGMMQPFLRTYSQLLIQTCHRRGALAMGGMAAQIPIKEDVEANEKAMERVRQDKLREVTDGHDGTWVAHPGLVALATEVFDAHMSGPNQLHVKGSLGTITADDLLQVPDGPRTEAGLRHNVRVGIRYLEAWLGGNGCVPIDHLMEDAATAEISRAQVWQWLHHRVLLTDGRIVDRPRLAQIIVEEMARLRAELGDSRFTGSCFAEARLLFESLCTDAVLQDFLTIPAYGNLLADELMARVS from the coding sequence ATGCGATGCGAAGCTAGCCCGAAACTTCCTGGAATTTCACTCTTGGACCCGGACCACCGGCTTCGAGAGGAGGTGTTGGGTTCCGAGGCCCTGGCTTTCGTCGCCGACCTGGCGCGCGCCTTCCAACCCCGCATCCAGACCCTGCTGAAGGCCCGGCTCCGGGTCCAGGCCGAGCTCGATGCCGGCAAGCGCCTGGATTTCCTGCCCGATACTCGCGCCATCCGGGACGGGGACTGGACCATCGCCCCGCTTCCGGAGGACCTCCGGGACCGCCGCGTGGAGATCACCGGTCCCCCGGACCGCAAGATGGTCATCAACGCCCTGAACTCGGGCGCCCGCTGTTTCATGGCGGACTTCGAGGATTCCTGCGCCCCCACCTGGAACCGCCTGCTGGAAGGCCAGAAGAACCTGATGCAGGCGGTGCGGCGCACGCTTCAATTCGAGGATGGCGCCACCGGCCGCAGCTACCGGCTGAACGAAAAACCTGCGGTCCTGATGGTGCGGCCCCGGGGCCTGCATCTGGAGGAGCGGCACATGGCCGTGGATGGCGTCGTGGTACCCGCGCCGCTCTTCGATTTCGGGCTCTATGTCTTCCACAACGCCAAGGAATTGGTGGACCGGGGCAGCGGTCCCTACCTGTACCTTCCCAAGCTGGAGCACCACGAGGAAGCCACGCTCTGGCGCGATATTTTTGTGCATACGGAAGCGGCCCTCGGGCTGAGGCCGGGGAGCATCCGCGCCACGGTGCTCATCGAAACCTTGCCTGCCGCATTCCAGATGGACGAGATCCTGTTCGCCCTGAAGGACCACATCGCGGGCCTGAATTGCGGCCGCTGGGATTACATCTTCAGCTTCATCAAGAAGCGGCGCATGGACCCGGGCGCCGTACTGCCGGATCGCGCCAGCGTCGGCATGATGCAACCTTTTCTGAGGACCTACAGCCAGCTGCTCATCCAGACCTGCCACCGGCGGGGCGCCCTGGCCATGGGCGGCATGGCGGCCCAGATCCCCATCAAGGAGGATGTGGAAGCCAATGAAAAGGCCATGGAACGCGTGCGGCAGGACAAGCTGCGCGAAGTCACCGATGGCCACGATGGCACCTGGGTGGCGCATCCAGGGCTGGTGGCCCTGGCGACCGAAGTCTTCGATGCGCACATGTCCGGCCCTAACCAATTGCACGTGAAGGGCAGTCTTGGAACCATCACCGCGGATGATCTGTTGCAGGTGCCGGATGGACCCCGTACCGAAGCGGGCCTGCGGCACAATGTCCGCGTCGGCATCCGCTACCTGGAGGCCTGGCTGGGGGGCAACGGCTGTGTGCCCATCGACCATCTGATGGAAGACGCCGCCACCGCCGAAATAAGCCGGGCCCAGGTTTGGCAATGGCTCCACCACCGCGTGCTCCTCACGGATGGCCGCATCGTGGACCGGCCCCGGCTGGCACAGATCATCGTCGAGGAGATGGCGCGGCTGCGCGCCGAGCTGGGCGATTCGCGGTTCACTGGCAGCTGCTTCGCCGAAGCCCGGCTCCTCTTCGAATCCCTCTGCACCGATGCGGTATTGCAGGATTTCCTCACCATCCCGGCCTACGGGAATCTGCTCGCCGACGAGCTGATGGCCCGCGTCAGCTGA
- a CDS encoding peptidyl-tRNA hydrolase, producing MWTLLPLGNPGAEYANTRHNMGRLLLQRWMADRGLKPPVKRKFAHGTLYGLNDRLQALVPATYMNLSGEVLPEADAAGIYVRKLVLFYDDKDLPLGFGRFRLEGSDGGHNGLKSIFHHAGTQAIARLRLGIGPFERPLHEYVLGEWSEPQWALIDEMDAPFGSFLDLLGATEDLGTLPNQVNADSFWRGESPESQVPSPKEI from the coding sequence ATGTGGACTCTCCTACCCTTGGGCAATCCCGGCGCTGAATACGCCAACACCCGGCATAACATGGGCCGCCTTCTGCTCCAGCGCTGGATGGCGGACCGCGGGCTGAAACCTCCGGTCAAACGGAAATTCGCCCACGGTACCCTCTATGGCCTCAACGACCGCCTGCAGGCCCTGGTGCCCGCGACCTACATGAACCTGAGCGGCGAAGTCCTGCCCGAGGCCGATGCGGCGGGCATCTACGTCCGCAAGCTCGTGCTGTTCTATGACGACAAGGATCTGCCCCTGGGTTTTGGCCGCTTCCGGCTGGAGGGCAGCGACGGTGGCCACAACGGGTTGAAATCGATTTTCCATCACGCAGGGACTCAAGCCATCGCCCGCCTGCGCCTGGGCATCGGCCCCTTCGAGCGGCCTTTGCACGAATACGTGCTCGGTGAATGGAGCGAGCCCCAGTGGGCCTTGATCGACGAAATGGATGCGCCTTTCGGAAGCTTCCTGGACCTGCTCGGAGCCACTGAAGACCTGGGCACGCTTCCCAATCAGGTGAATGCGGATTCCTTTTGGAGGGGGGAGAGTCCCGAGTCTCAAGTCCCAAGTCCCAAGGAAATCTAG
- the aceA gene encoding isocitrate lyase, with product MPPELNQLNPNAHHDPRRFQGIARPYTPVEVKKLRGSVKVEHTLANLGAHRLWDLLHEENHVAALGAMTGGQAVQQVRAGLQAIYCSGWQVAADANTSGATYPDQSLYPANSVPQLVKRINAALVRADQIDYAEGRTDTHWLAPIVADAEAGFGGPLNAFELMKSMIEAGAAGVHFEDQLSSEKKCGHLGGKVLVPIGQFLRTLVAARLASDVLDVPSVIIARTDADSAKLLTSDVDERDHPFITGERTPEGFFHIKGGIDCAIARGLAYAPYADLVWCETSTPDLADAKKFAESIRKDYPTKLLAYNCSPSFNWQKHLDAATIARFQRELNAMGYKFQFVTLAGFHSLNHGMFELAHAYKDEGMSAYVQLQAAEIAAEVRGYTATRHQREVGTGYFDTVTQVISAGLSSTMALQESTEAAQF from the coding sequence ATGCCCCCCGAACTGAACCAGCTGAACCCGAACGCCCACCACGATCCCCGGCGCTTCCAGGGCATCGCGCGACCCTACACGCCTGTGGAGGTGAAGAAGTTGCGCGGCTCCGTGAAGGTGGAGCACACCCTGGCGAACCTCGGCGCCCATCGCCTGTGGGACCTGCTCCATGAGGAAAACCACGTGGCGGCCCTGGGCGCCATGACCGGCGGGCAGGCCGTCCAGCAGGTGCGTGCGGGTCTCCAAGCGATCTATTGCAGTGGCTGGCAGGTGGCGGCGGATGCCAACACCTCTGGCGCCACGTATCCAGACCAGAGCCTGTATCCCGCGAATTCGGTGCCTCAGTTGGTGAAGCGCATCAACGCAGCCTTGGTGCGGGCGGACCAGATCGACTACGCCGAAGGCCGCACGGACACCCACTGGTTGGCGCCCATCGTGGCGGACGCGGAGGCCGGATTCGGCGGACCGCTCAACGCCTTCGAACTGATGAAATCCATGATCGAAGCCGGCGCCGCGGGTGTGCACTTCGAAGACCAGCTATCAAGCGAGAAGAAGTGCGGCCATCTGGGCGGCAAGGTGCTGGTGCCGATTGGCCAGTTCCTCCGCACCCTGGTGGCGGCCCGCCTGGCCTCGGATGTGCTTGATGTGCCTTCGGTCATCATTGCCCGCACCGACGCCGATAGCGCGAAGCTGCTCACCTCGGACGTAGACGAGCGAGACCATCCCTTCATCACTGGAGAGCGCACACCCGAGGGCTTCTTCCACATCAAGGGCGGCATTGACTGCGCCATCGCCCGGGGCCTGGCCTACGCGCCCTACGCGGACCTCGTGTGGTGCGAGACCTCCACGCCGGACCTCGCCGACGCGAAAAAATTCGCCGAAAGCATCCGCAAGGACTATCCCACCAAGCTGCTGGCCTACAACTGTTCGCCCTCCTTCAACTGGCAGAAACATCTGGACGCCGCCACCATCGCGCGCTTCCAGCGGGAGCTGAACGCCATGGGCTACAAGTTCCAGTTCGTGACCCTGGCGGGCTTCCACAGCCTGAACCACGGCATGTTCGAGCTGGCCCACGCCTACAAGGACGAAGGGATGTCGGCGTATGTGCAGTTGCAGGCTGCCGAGATCGCCGCGGAAGTGCGCGGCTACACCGCCACCCGCCACCAGCGCGAAGTGGGCACCGGCTACTTCGACACCGTGACTCAAGTCATCTCAGCGGGACTGTCCTCGACGATGGCCCTGCAAGAAAGCACCGAGGCCGCGCAGTTTTAA